The stretch of DNA GGGTCACCTGAGCGGTCAGCTGCGCCACCTGAGTTGTCAGCTGTGCGTGCTGAGCGGTCAACTGCACGTGTGACTCCTTTGTTTCTAACAGCTCGGCCTGCACATGTGTTAGAGTGTACCAATTTGATTAATAGAGAAGAGTTATTAGCACAAGCATGACAATTTTAATAGAATCTGTACAAGTACATGTACTTCAGATTTTTTCCACTCCATTCAGTTCTGCACTATTTCAGTACAATCAGTTTGACATTTTAATAGAATCTGTACAATCAGTTTGCCAGCAAATGTTTGACATTGTAGTGCCTTGCAAACTTAGTGCAGAAAGAATATGTACTCGAATAAACAGAAAGAATTACCTTTCCCTTAAATGACTTTGCTGCTTCCTTAAAGATGGGCAGAAATTTGAGGACTCGCTTGCAACAGCAAATAGTAAAATCTGACTTGCAAAACAAAGACAACATATCAGTGAAGGAACAGAATATGGACAAAACATTTTATTTGAGctattttccttttttaaaaGGAAAATTCTGAAGCTTAGCTTTTTCAAATTAAAGCATCCTTCATTTGCCATATTTTATTTGAGCTGAACAGAACACTCTACTGTACTGTATAGAACAATTAATCAGGCATGGCACAATAATGCTATTTAACTTGAGAACCATGCATGTACTGTATGCAGTACCAAACATCCCTACAAATGTGTCAAAACCATGATGTATTTCCAAATCAATCAAAACCATAGAAGTTGTTTACATGGAACACACAAAACTGATTtcttttttatattattttgaaGGGTAGTTAGTATAGCAGACTGCTCCATTTGAATATCCAGTTAAACCCTCTATAAACGCTGTCCAAACCATTCTGAATTCATAAATTAATACAGCTACTCCTCCTGCTTGCACCTGAGAAAAATCACGTAGCAAGAACATAGCTAGTGATTAATCAATCTCTGAAGAAAGCAAGCACCAGGCTGCTGCACTTGCTGTAATCCAGTGACTCAAAACTCAGAAAACAATGAAATGCACGACACTGCACAGCCCTTTGCCAATTGCATCCTCAGCGGAAGACAAACGTGCAAGCACAAGAAAAACGCTGCTTCTATGACCGATTAACAATGCAGCTCAAGCTCTCCCTGCACTAAGACACAAGCAAACATATACAGAGCCTGAATTTATCCCACCAGCGCCACAACATCAAACAATTTCGGTCTCCTTGGGACACTACGATCTCAAAGCCTGAATTTACCCCACCAGCAGCTAGCACACACTGCACACAGGCTCATTACAGATTAGTTTACATACTACTGTGTCTCAAATTAAATAAGCTTTACCAGGTCTTTTGTTAATCAATCACCGCCACACTAGCTACGCTGACCCTCTCTCTATATACCATCTATCAGTCACGGCACTGGAGAGCAGCACCCGTAGAGACCAAATGGTCACCTGCACATACGAGCATGTACTGGGGAGGGGAAGCAAGTATGACTCAGATCTTACCCGAACACTCGCAGAACTGGAAGAGTAGGCCGGGGTGGACGCTGGCCGGGGCAGGCGCTGCCGTAGTGGGGCCGGTGCCGGCGCGGTCGTGGCAGCGCGGCCGGGCGCCCCCCGAGGGCGCGGCGAGTTCGGGCGGCGCGGGGAGGGGCGAGCAGGCCGAGCTGCGGGACCGTCAGGGAGGGGCGGCGCTGGGCGCGTGCCGGAGCAGCGAGGCACAGGAAGACGACGGCGGCGCAggacggtggcggcggcgctgggtgggcgcggcggcgctgggagGGCACGGCTCTATGCGAGGACAGGGGCACGGCTCTACGCGAAGACCGCCCGGGACTTAGAGGATTCAGGGACTTAGGGTTCCAGTTGGGCCGATTGGGCCGACTTTTATTTCTAATTTATATGATTGGGTCGGCCTTTGCCAAAAAAAAGTCCAGCTGGTTGCCGATCCAcgcttctttgccgagcgccccaAGATGCGCACATGGCATAtcaaactttgccgagtgccctaaaaaggcactcggcaaagttttttttttattttttttatttttgatccCAGTTTTTTTATGTGGTATACATACATTATTTCAAACCTAGTTTTAATGTTTGGGGAAATTTTGAATTACTTTGATATATTTCCTTAGTTTATTTTGTTTCTTcgaattttttttaatattccAAACTTGAACTGCAGATACAAGGAATAATGCAATTTAGTTCTTCAAAAAATGTTATTCATGTTATTTGATGTATGTTGAGTCCCTATCCATGAACTCACATTACATTTCGAGGATCTTTTTTCACGTAACACAACGAGGAACTTGGCCGGAAAGTGATTCTAAATTATATGAAATCCAAACGAAGTCCGAAAATAACGAAACTTGCGGAGGCATCCTGTTACCGTATGTGTAGGCTATGGTAAAAAATTGAAAAGATTTTGAGCAATTTGTGACGTCGGTTGCCTAAAACCCAGACATATTCACATGTGATAACAAGTTATCATGTGCGCACATGTGTAGATTTTAGGCATCATGAGTCGCAAATTACTCCAAATCATCCAATTTTTTTACCATAGGATCAGCATGTGATTACAAGACTTCTCGCCAAGTTTCGTGAATTTCGGACTTTGTTtcctttttatataatttaaattcACTTTTTCTATAACTAACACAACATACTACGTCATCGAGATGCTTGAGATTTCATGTGACTCCGTGCATATGGCCTCATCAAACTATACGTGTCACGAATATCATATTTTGGAGGACAAAATTCCATTATAACATAGACgtgcagttcaaatttgaaatacGCCGAtaaaatcaaggaaacaaaataaTTAACAAAATATAGCACGAAAAGTCAAAATTTCACCAAAATTTAGATTAGAGCTTAAAATACGGTCAGAAGGCTACACAAAAAAACTCGGGTCGAAAatccaaaaaataaaataaaattttttgccgagtgcctagaTCTGACACTAGGCAAAAttaactttgccgagtgccggacCATGAGGCACTTGGCAAAGTTTTGatgaaaaaatttataaaaaattttgCTGAGTGCCTACCTggtagcactcggcaaaatcaAACGGGAGGGACATGCCGTCACGGTGTTAGCAATGTTTGCCGAGTggtgtctttgccgagtgctattgcactcggcaaagactagtTTTACCGAGTGTTGAAGTTTGCTGAGTgcttggcactcggcaaaatattctttaccgagtgctaaactttgccgagtgcggcGCTCGGCAAACTTaatttttgccgagtgccccgATGAACTGCACTCGGCAAAATATGAGGCACTCGGCGACGTCCCAGTTTCCAGTAGTGAATGGTACTCTCTCAGTTTCAAATTACAAGTCGCTTTGATTTTTCCAGTTCATATatttttgctatgtatctagacatattattTATCTAGATATAGAGTAAAATGAATGTACAAAAAAGTCAAAGTGACATATAATTTGAAACAGACGGAGTACTTTGTGGAAGGAATAATATTATGTTCAAACCCTTTTTTTAAGAATAATACTGATATTAAGCTGTAAAAAAATGGTACTGCCAGCATGTATTGAGAACAGAGAATTGGAATATCACAAGCTAGGATGCTCCGTCTACTGTAAGGTCGTCTGATGGACAGTGAATTGGAGTATATGTTGAGGAGAATTGCAAAGGAACAGGACTGAACATACTACATAACATTGGCACTCTATTTTTTTTCGCGAACAAGGCTGAAGCAGCctgtatttcattaagaggcgGAGAAGTGTTGGTACTTAGTACAAAGACAGCTCAAAACAGATGGCGAGGCGCCAAACGAAGAGAGCAAGCAGCCACCTAAGCACCAGGAAGACAGTGCAAagcaagtaaaaaaaaaaacattggcACTCTATGACTCAGACTGCTTGCGGACCATAGGCAGCGGAGATAGAAGCAGGGGTCCCTGCAACGGTCAGTTCAACTTTGGTGCGGATAGGAGATGACATCATCGCTGGTAAGGCTGGACGAAAATTTCGAAACTTGTTAGCTCGCTTAGCTCGTGGCTGGCTCCGCTTAGCTGCGCTCGACTCGTTATCAAAACAAGCTAAGCCAAACCAAAATTTAGCTCGTTAGCTATAATAAGCCACCTCGAGCCAACTCACAAGCCGCTCGCGAGCCAAAAGAGCTATAATTAAGGAaaaaaatcatcataaattgtattacttcatgtcttagtttttataaataattaATATGTTAGCTTATACGAATATTTTTTCGACTTAAGACTAttagatatattttttttgtattattactatttttaagctttatataaatataaatattatattttatatacttttatacttggCACATGAGCTTAACGAGCCAACTTGAGGTTGTAACGAGGCAAGCAGAGCTAGCTTGTTATCCTAACGAGCCAgaacgagccgagccgagctaGCTCGTTATCTAGCCTTAATCACGGGAGAAGTGCCAAGGAGTTGCTACAGTAATCTACGCTAGCACGCGAGAGAGATCTAGCAGGAGACAAT from Sorghum bicolor cultivar BTx623 chromosome 8, Sorghum_bicolor_NCBIv3, whole genome shotgun sequence encodes:
- the LOC8068802 gene encoding protein IQ-DOMAIN 14 — encoded protein: MSLPFDFAECYQSRALPAPPRPPSAAATVLRRRRLPVPRCSGTRPAPPLPDGPAARPARPSPRRPNSPRPRGAPGRAATTAPAPAPLRQRLPRPASTPAYSSSSASVRSDFTICCCKRVLKFLPIFKEAAKSFKGKAELLETKESHVQLTAQHAQLTTQVAQLTAQVTQLIQTIRQGQVMPAVAHYTPPPSVCSNAHQTSPAVDPVNPSPTSGRPPFESLPQ